Part of the Catalinimonas alkaloidigena genome is shown below.
CGATGGTGGCTACACATACTGGACTGATTTTTTATTCCAGGGCATGTTTGCCGCTACTGCCGCTACAATTGTATCAGGTGCAGTTGCGGAGAGAATCAAAATTAACGGATACCTTATCTTTACAATAATCTTTGTAGGGCTTGTATACCCTGTTATCGGTAGCTGGCAGTGGGGTGGTGGCTTTTTGAGCTCTTATGGATTTTATGACTTCGCAGGATCCACACTGGTACACTCCGTTGGGGGTTGGGGAGCATTGGCAGGAATTATCATACTCGGTCCACGTATTGGAAAATATGCTAACGGAAAAGTTAATGACTTTCCCGGATCAAGTGTCCCTCTGGCAACGCTTGGCGTATTTCTACTATGGTTTGGTTGGTTTGGATTCAATGGCGGATCAGTATTATCTGCTGAACCTGAAACTGTTTCCAAAGTTTTGGTAACAACATCCCTTGCTGCTGCTTGTGGTGCTATAGGAGGATATGTAATGGCTTACTTTACTTTTAAAAGGCTTGATCTGGGCATGGTACTTAATGGTGTACTGGCTGGTCTTGTAGGTATAACAGCTGGTGCTGACCTGATGAGCGCTTATGAAGCTATGATTATAGGCTTATTAGCCGGTGGTATTGTAGTACTATCCGTTATACTCTTGGATAAACTAAAGCTTGACGACTGTGTAGGCGCTGTTTCAGTGCACCTAACATGCGGAATTTTTGGCACTTTGGCTGTTGGTATATTCGGTTCCATGGCGAGCTTAGATCAATTTATCATTCAGTTGGTGAGCATATTGGCTTGTGGTGCTGCTGCATTCTCAAGTGCCCTCATCATATTCTTTGTCCTTGATAAAGCATTAGGATTAAGAGTATCTGCCGAGCATGAAAAAGAAGGCCTTGATAGCCACGAACATGGGATCAGAGGGTACACTATCATTTATGAATAGGAGAGGCTACTTTCCTCAATACTATTTTTTCTATGTAATAATAGTGCGAAATAAAATAAACCGAGGTTGCAAAAAAACAACCTCGGTTTAATCACCACCCTATTGCATTTATCTATCATCACATCATACAAACTATTAATTCACACAATCTATAATTATTACAAAATGAAAATCAAAACCAAACTATTTACGCTATCTATGATATTTCTGACTTCTGTGTTGTATGCTCAGGAAGTAGAAAAAAATCCACTTCAAATATCAGGATCTGTAGATACTTATTATAAATACGATTTTTCGGGTTTTGAATCTGAAGCTGGAGCCTCTAATATTTCTACAAGCTTTGCAGACCAACAAAACTCTCTTTCTATTGGCATGATCGATATCGTTCTTTCTCAGGAACTGGGAAAAGCGAGTTTTGTAGGTGAAGTTGCTTTTGGACCACGTAATGCCGGCTCAGCGGGGCCTTCCGGAAATTCAGGAGTTATGGAGCCCCATATCCAGAACCTTTACGTATCCTACATGCTAACTCCCGAACTGGCAATAACCGCTGGTTATATGGGTACGTTTGTAGGTTATGAGGTTATTTCTCCTACCGGTAACTTTAACTATTCCACTTCTTATCTTTTTACAAATGGACCCTTCCAGAATGCAGGAGTAAAGCTTGATTATACATTCTCTGACCGCGTTTCATTGATGGTTGGCATATTTAACGACTGGAACCTATATAATGACAGTAATGGTATGTCTGATTTTGGAGCGCAGCTTTATTTGGTACCGGTAAATGGATGGGATGTATACATCAACATGATCACGGGCTCCCCTTCTGGTACTGAACTAGACCTTACGACCGGCTATCAAATCACTGATGATTTCTATTTGGGACTCAACGCTGCCGACTATTCAGCTCCTGATGATGATGGAGGTTTTTCTGGTGCAGCCCTTTATGCCCAATATGCCCTTACTGACAATTTCTCACTTGGGTTTAGAGGAGAATCATTCAGCACCAAAGACTATGATGATGAAGTAGGTTCAACAGTTGAAGGCTCAACTGTAAACGCATTCACCATATCAGGTAACTTAACAGCCGGCCCATTGACCTTTATTCCTGAAGTAAGATTTGACAATGGTGAAAATGAAGTATTTGTGAATAATGACCTGATGCCAACTAAAACCGCATCACAATTACTATTTGCCCTAGTATATGCATTTTGAAAATCTCATGTTGAAGCTTCCCGTACCAGTAACAATAATTTGCATTTTATTGATTTTAAGGGGCTATTCTCAACCTCTTGACTACTCTTATACTTCAGAGGGTAAGTTAGTCTTCTCGGAGGTAATCACTGTGGAAGAAGCTGAAAAAAATGACTTATTCGCATTGGCTGTTGAAAGCTTCTCTAAGGAAAACAAGGTCAGAAAGGATAAGGAAAACAAAACAATCAGGGTATCAAGAAGCTATACCTTTCATGAAAAGGGAATCTTATCCCGGACACCTTATGCTGAAATTAATTACCAGCTTTTTCTTGAGTTTAAAGACAATCGCTACAGATATCAGCTGAAGGATTTTGACTTTCTACCTTATGCACGAAACCGTTATGGAAAGTATGAGACTGTGGAAAGAAAAAGAAAATCTCTGGAAAATGTAATACAGAACGATAGTGACTGGAAAGAACAGGAAGAAGCGTTTCTCAGCATGCTTAATTCAGAAATAGACCTGTTGAAACTTACTATGCAGGGAAATCTTCCAAAAAAA
Proteins encoded:
- a CDS encoding ammonium transporter encodes the protein MENYVLLLNSMAEAQTAADLGTQISQTLLTTNNVWMMVATFLVFIMHLGFAGVEAGFTQAKNTVNILFKNTLTPAIGLITYALVGFNLMYPGGEGFVFGFAGFNLGPGADYDSLTYADGGYTYWTDFLFQGMFAATAATIVSGAVAERIKINGYLIFTIIFVGLVYPVIGSWQWGGGFLSSYGFYDFAGSTLVHSVGGWGALAGIIILGPRIGKYANGKVNDFPGSSVPLATLGVFLLWFGWFGFNGGSVLSAEPETVSKVLVTTSLAAACGAIGGYVMAYFTFKRLDLGMVLNGVLAGLVGITAGADLMSAYEAMIIGLLAGGIVVLSVILLDKLKLDDCVGAVSVHLTCGIFGTLAVGIFGSMASLDQFIIQLVSILACGAAAFSSALIIFFVLDKALGLRVSAEHEKEGLDSHEHGIRGYTIIYE
- a CDS encoding outer membrane beta-barrel protein produces the protein MKIKTKLFTLSMIFLTSVLYAQEVEKNPLQISGSVDTYYKYDFSGFESEAGASNISTSFADQQNSLSIGMIDIVLSQELGKASFVGEVAFGPRNAGSAGPSGNSGVMEPHIQNLYVSYMLTPELAITAGYMGTFVGYEVISPTGNFNYSTSYLFTNGPFQNAGVKLDYTFSDRVSLMVGIFNDWNLYNDSNGMSDFGAQLYLVPVNGWDVYINMITGSPSGTELDLTTGYQITDDFYLGLNAADYSAPDDDGGFSGAALYAQYALTDNFSLGFRGESFSTKDYDDEVGSTVEGSTVNAFTISGNLTAGPLTFIPEVRFDNGENEVFVNNDLMPTKTASQLLFALVYAF
- a CDS encoding DUF4468 domain-containing protein translates to MILRGYSQPLDYSYTSEGKLVFSEVITVEEAEKNDLFALAVESFSKENKVRKDKENKTIRVSRSYTFHEKGILSRTPYAEINYQLFLEFKDNRYRYQLKDFDFLPYARNRYGKYETVERKRKSLENVIQNDSDWKEQEEAFLSMLNSEIDLLKLTMQGNLPKKADDSVSQVIELKEEW